A single window of Candidatus Eisenbacteria bacterium DNA harbors:
- a CDS encoding PhoH family protein — protein sequence MKETVHKIVISDIDPIHLLGQNDVNLRLIEDKLPVRIVLRDGVLTVKGDARAVEKAARVIGNLLKIVREGKSSGEADVRYVLDLIESGTEKEISGVGRKSIAYALDKQIVSGRTVGQIEYLEAMEKYDIVFSIGPAGTGKTYLAVAAAVNALRARKVERILLVRPAVEAGESLGFLPGDFKEKVDPYLRPIYDAISDMMSYEKMRRFVELGVIEIAPLAYMRGRTLGNAYAILDEAQNTTVGQMKMFLTRLGENSKAVITGDITQIDLANGIQSGLVEAQTILSGINDVRFVYLTERDVVRHRLVKDIIKAFDEYGRSKETGGIGGKA from the coding sequence ATGAAAGAAACTGTACACAAAATAGTAATATCGGACATAGATCCAATCCATCTCCTTGGCCAGAATGACGTGAATCTGCGGCTCATAGAGGACAAGCTTCCCGTGAGAATCGTCCTGAGAGACGGAGTTCTTACTGTGAAAGGTGACGCCCGTGCAGTGGAGAAGGCGGCGCGCGTCATCGGCAATCTTCTTAAGATAGTGAGAGAAGGGAAATCATCGGGCGAGGCGGATGTTCGCTATGTTCTGGACCTGATCGAATCCGGAACAGAGAAGGAGATTTCGGGAGTTGGAAGGAAGTCAATCGCCTACGCCTTGGACAAACAGATAGTCTCCGGAAGGACCGTCGGCCAGATAGAATACCTGGAGGCCATGGAGAAGTACGACATAGTCTTCTCGATAGGCCCGGCAGGCACGGGTAAGACGTATCTTGCGGTCGCTGCCGCGGTTAATGCTCTGAGAGCAAGGAAGGTCGAGAGGATTCTCCTGGTGAGGCCTGCCGTGGAAGCGGGTGAGAGTCTTGGCTTTCTCCCCGGGGATTTCAAGGAGAAAGTGGATCCATACCTGAGACCCATCTATGACGCCATTTCTGATATGATGAGCTACGAAAAAATGAGGAGGTTTGTCGAGCTTGGAGTAATCGAAATCGCTCCTCTTGCTTACATGAGGGGCAGGACGCTCGGAAATGCGTATGCAATTCTTGATGAAGCGCAGAATACGACGGTCGGCCAGATGAAGATGTTTCTCACCAGGCTTGGTGAGAACTCCAAAGCAGTAATAACCGGGGACATAACCCAGATCGACCTTGCAAACGGAATCCAGTCCGGTCTTGTCGAGGCTCAGACCATTTTATCCGGGATCAACGACGTCAGGTTTGTATATCTCACCGAAAGGGATGTGGTGAGACATAGACTTGTAAAGGACATAATAAAGGCTTTTGATGAATACGGCAGAAGCAAGGAGACTGGAGGAATAGGTGGGAAGGCTTAG
- a CDS encoding hemolysin family protein, with protein sequence MNETLYWEIAGIVILLGFAAFFSGSETAYFSLSRAQLKQFSHENKRASKLVVRLLSDHQRLLATILVGNTLVNVTIASLAALVFGRIPKGSIGEIPGLVVEMLIVGLLILVVGEIAPKTFAVSHSRTFALDASYPMEAIVTFGRPVSGVILKLMRMVTRFLKGETGELITIEELRTVLELGEKDGAIEKGEKEMIRGVFSMEVKSAKDVMVPRADMVCLDVGTKLSEAIEIVKEVRHSRIPVFEGTLERIVGVLQARDLIRYLYKDEPETTVGAVMRECHFVPTAKKIDELLRELQREKVQMAIVVNEYGRTAGLVTIEDLLEEIVGEIHDEYDEEEPAVTVLEDGSFLVRGNVELSDVSRMLGLDVSDPKARTVEEFISLFRPGVPEEGEELLRGGARFVVEKVVGRKVWSARIERVNK encoded by the coding sequence GTGAACGAAACGCTTTACTGGGAAATTGCTGGAATAGTCATTCTTCTAGGATTTGCTGCTTTTTTCTCCGGATCCGAAACCGCCTACTTCTCTCTCTCAAGGGCCCAGCTCAAACAGTTCTCCCACGAGAATAAGAGAGCGTCGAAGCTAGTCGTCAGGCTCCTCTCCGACCATCAAAGACTCCTTGCCACCATCCTGGTCGGGAACACGCTTGTGAATGTGACAATCGCTTCTTTGGCGGCACTCGTCTTCGGACGAATTCCAAAGGGAAGCATTGGAGAGATTCCCGGCCTCGTAGTTGAGATGTTGATCGTAGGTCTCCTGATTCTTGTCGTGGGAGAAATCGCCCCCAAGACTTTTGCAGTCTCTCACTCAAGAACATTTGCCCTCGACGCAAGCTATCCGATGGAAGCCATCGTGACGTTTGGGCGGCCTGTGTCTGGCGTTATTCTCAAGCTTATGAGAATGGTGACAAGGTTTTTGAAAGGGGAGACCGGCGAACTGATAACCATAGAAGAGCTGAGGACGGTGCTTGAGCTCGGCGAGAAAGACGGTGCGATCGAGAAGGGTGAAAAGGAAATGATTCGCGGTGTCTTTTCGATGGAAGTCAAATCTGCAAAGGACGTGATGGTTCCGAGGGCAGACATGGTCTGTCTTGATGTCGGGACGAAGCTCTCAGAAGCAATAGAAATAGTGAAAGAAGTGAGGCATTCAAGAATTCCGGTGTTTGAGGGCACGCTTGAGAGAATTGTCGGAGTGCTTCAGGCGAGAGACCTCATCAGGTATCTCTACAAGGATGAACCGGAGACGACGGTTGGCGCAGTGATGAGAGAATGCCATTTTGTCCCAACGGCCAAGAAAATAGACGAACTGTTGAGGGAGCTCCAGAGGGAGAAGGTTCAGATGGCAATCGTCGTGAACGAATATGGAAGGACCGCAGGATTGGTAACGATTGAAGACCTGCTGGAGGAAATTGTTGGTGAGATTCACGACGAGTACGATGAGGAAGAGCCGGCCGTCACCGTTCTGGAAGACGGCTCCTTTCTGGTGAGAGGAAATGTTGAGCTCTCGGATGTCTCAAGGATGCTGGGGCTTGACGTGTCCGATCCCAAAGCCAGGACTGTTGAAGAGTTTATTTCACTTTTCAGACCCGGAGTTCCGGAAGAAGGTGAGGAATTGCTCAGGGGAGGGGCGAGATTCGTTGTTGAGAAAGTCGTCGGGAGGAAGGTCTGGAGCGCAAGAATAGAGAGGGTCAACAAGTGA
- a CDS encoding hemolysin family protein, translating to MTVLVVVGVILCAFFEGTEIALISLNKVKVRHMAESGDRRAKAIVRFIQDPRKFLGTTLVGANLSTVLASTLSTIWFIRHFGETGAVISTAIVTVILLVFGEAVPKVIGRERASTVSFRSIRILEFFHRLFFPVIALVSSMSERIVSPFSKGKKDERFLFTKKELQMLLSESESGDAVGSDKRKMLSGVFEFGETTLDEIMVPRTQIAGVEKGTSVKDALKIAQQAKHSRLPVYEETLDKILGVVHIFDLFVASSPNEAIDELARPVLFVPEAKKCDDLLKELQQTHGHMAIVLDEYGGTAGIVTVEDLVEELVGEIADEDEASRIAVRKLDESTYLVDAQLGIDDLNDSLGIAIPEGDYETLAGFILSELGRIPARGERIKVGRAFIEILRSDKRRIGTVRIRLKE from the coding sequence GTGACTGTTCTTGTGGTAGTAGGTGTCATCTTGTGCGCATTTTTCGAAGGGACCGAGATTGCTTTGATTTCTTTGAATAAGGTGAAGGTCAGGCACATGGCCGAAAGTGGAGACCGGAGAGCAAAAGCCATTGTCCGCTTCATCCAAGACCCCAGGAAGTTCCTTGGTACGACACTTGTCGGTGCAAATCTCTCGACAGTCCTTGCGTCAACGCTTTCTACAATATGGTTCATCCGGCATTTCGGAGAGACTGGCGCGGTGATTTCCACGGCGATCGTCACTGTCATCCTGCTTGTCTTCGGTGAGGCTGTCCCAAAGGTTATCGGTAGAGAGCGGGCAAGCACGGTTTCTTTTCGTTCGATAAGGATTCTTGAGTTCTTCCATAGGCTCTTTTTTCCAGTAATTGCCCTGGTGAGTTCAATGAGCGAACGCATTGTCTCGCCGTTCTCAAAAGGAAAGAAGGATGAAAGATTCCTTTTCACAAAGAAAGAGCTCCAGATGCTGCTTAGCGAAAGCGAGTCAGGCGACGCAGTTGGAAGCGACAAACGAAAGATGCTCTCCGGAGTTTTTGAGTTTGGAGAAACAACGCTCGATGAGATAATGGTGCCAAGAACTCAGATTGCCGGGGTCGAGAAGGGAACGAGTGTGAAAGATGCATTGAAGATCGCCCAGCAGGCCAAGCATTCGAGGTTGCCGGTGTATGAAGAAACATTGGACAAGATCCTGGGAGTTGTCCACATTTTCGACCTTTTCGTCGCGTCCTCTCCGAATGAGGCGATTGATGAGCTCGCCAGACCTGTCCTTTTCGTCCCGGAGGCGAAGAAGTGCGACGATCTCCTCAAAGAACTTCAGCAGACCCACGGCCACATGGCGATTGTGCTTGATGAATACGGAGGAACGGCAGGCATTGTTACCGTTGAGGATCTTGTAGAAGAGCTTGTGGGTGAGATAGCTGATGAGGATGAGGCCTCAAGGATTGCAGTAAGGAAGCTTGACGAGTCAACCTATCTGGTTGATGCTCAGCTTGGCATAGATGACCTCAATGATTCACTTGGAATCGCGATTCCTGAAGGTGATTACGAGACCCTCGCCGGATTCATTTTGTCTGAGCTTGGGAGGATCCCTGCGAGGGGCGAGAGGATCAAGGTGGGAAGAGCTTTCATTGAGATCTTGCGCTCGGACAAGAGGAGAATCGGAACGGTCCGGATCAGACTCAAGGAGTAA
- a CDS encoding HDIG domain-containing protein translates to MGRLRFRKKASPVLKMKRREQLIKKAQNFFIKLLILTCFAGVSYLLFPTSRAIITPELREGAVSKERVIAPFDFQILKRADELSGEREELKSRVPPVLRFDESVGPAQMARFLAFEKKVLGIAGNASIGEAEKLRRLGGLEVSLGSTARAELLKDGQRERILSYSRKSLGELFETGLVDEASEREIEDRPLLTIIRANGESAREEQELLSIISLRESLSARTKGVMQRGDAETRAAIDIVLAFAFPNLRYDKQETLRRQEDAVKVISPYKGMVLKDERIVDSNERITREHVDKLRSLRVARRERSLAMGRWHELQPALGRLFFLVMIAIIFGAYLKLHYRDLFRDNRILLLVLVVVLVVLGISALLASFSRTSEYLIPVSFAGLVLTILISDRFAISVTIFLTLLIAPLAGFGLSFVVMTLAGGVSAIYSVLRLRERRQFYRAVLFISAGYLAAIATLGFINFVPGRTILNECGWAMLNGIGSTILALVAFPLLETLFGLTTNITLLELSDLNRPLLKKLMLEAPGTYHHSLVVATLAESASESVGANSLLARVDSYYHDIGKIGKAEYFVENQTGVHSPHEKLTPAMSRLILESHIREGLELAKLEKLPRVITKAIPEHHGTTIMSFFFQKAKEADQAAKEEDYSYPGPRPTMKETAIVMLADSVEAASRALEDPTPSRLRGLVKKIVDTRVSESQLDACGLTFTELAKIKESFVSVLTGVFHGRIAYPEEFLKAQNGSVHR, encoded by the coding sequence GTGGGAAGGCTTAGGTTCCGGAAGAAGGCAAGTCCGGTTCTGAAGATGAAGAGAAGAGAACAGCTTATAAAGAAGGCACAGAATTTCTTTATTAAACTCCTCATCCTCACCTGTTTTGCAGGGGTATCGTACCTGTTGTTTCCAACATCAAGGGCGATTATCACGCCGGAGCTGAGGGAAGGCGCAGTATCCAAAGAGCGCGTTATCGCGCCTTTCGATTTCCAGATATTGAAGAGAGCAGATGAACTTTCGGGGGAGCGGGAAGAACTGAAGTCAAGGGTTCCTCCTGTGCTCAGGTTCGACGAGAGCGTCGGTCCTGCTCAGATGGCCCGGTTCCTTGCGTTCGAAAAGAAGGTACTGGGCATAGCGGGAAACGCTTCTATCGGCGAAGCTGAGAAGCTGAGAAGATTAGGCGGCCTTGAGGTGAGTCTCGGCAGCACAGCCAGGGCAGAACTTCTCAAAGACGGCCAGAGAGAACGTATCCTGTCCTATTCCAGGAAATCCCTGGGAGAATTGTTTGAGACTGGACTCGTTGATGAAGCAAGTGAAAGAGAGATAGAAGATCGCCCGCTTCTGACAATAATCCGGGCGAATGGAGAGTCCGCGAGGGAGGAGCAGGAACTCCTCTCAATTATCTCGCTAAGGGAATCTCTCTCTGCTCGGACGAAGGGTGTGATGCAACGCGGCGATGCCGAGACGCGGGCTGCGATCGATATCGTTCTTGCGTTTGCCTTCCCGAATCTGAGATACGACAAACAGGAGACACTGAGACGGCAGGAAGATGCTGTCAAAGTCATCAGCCCCTACAAGGGAATGGTTCTGAAGGATGAAAGAATAGTCGACAGCAACGAGAGAATCACCCGCGAGCATGTTGATAAGCTTAGGTCGCTTCGGGTCGCAAGGAGAGAACGTTCGCTTGCGATGGGAAGATGGCACGAGCTTCAGCCTGCGCTGGGGAGGCTCTTCTTCCTCGTCATGATTGCGATTATTTTCGGAGCCTACCTGAAGCTGCACTACAGGGACCTTTTCAGGGACAACAGGATCCTTCTCCTTGTTCTCGTCGTCGTGCTTGTCGTACTCGGAATCTCGGCTCTCCTCGCGAGCTTCTCAAGGACATCCGAGTACCTCATACCGGTCTCTTTTGCCGGCCTTGTTCTCACAATTCTCATCAGTGACAGATTCGCCATTTCCGTGACGATATTCCTCACGCTTCTCATCGCGCCTTTGGCGGGGTTTGGGCTTTCCTTTGTTGTGATGACGCTCGCGGGTGGAGTTTCTGCAATTTATTCAGTACTGCGGCTGAGAGAGAGACGGCAGTTCTACAGGGCCGTTCTATTTATCTCTGCCGGCTATCTGGCAGCAATCGCGACTCTCGGATTCATAAACTTTGTTCCGGGCAGGACCATCCTGAACGAATGCGGATGGGCTATGCTGAACGGAATCGGCTCGACCATTCTTGCGCTTGTCGCTTTTCCCCTGCTTGAAACGCTCTTTGGACTCACCACGAACATAACTCTTCTTGAGCTTTCAGACCTGAACAGACCGCTGCTGAAGAAACTGATGCTTGAAGCGCCAGGCACCTATCACCACAGCCTTGTCGTGGCCACTCTTGCCGAGTCGGCCAGTGAATCGGTTGGGGCAAACTCCCTTCTTGCCAGGGTTGACTCCTACTACCACGATATTGGAAAGATCGGAAAGGCAGAGTATTTTGTTGAAAACCAGACAGGGGTCCACAGCCCTCACGAGAAGCTTACTCCTGCCATGAGCCGCCTTATCCTCGAATCCCACATAAGGGAAGGGCTCGAGCTGGCAAAGCTCGAGAAGCTCCCTCGCGTAATAACGAAGGCGATACCTGAGCATCACGGCACAACAATCATGTCATTTTTCTTTCAGAAGGCAAAGGAAGCCGACCAGGCAGCGAAAGAAGAAGACTATTCTTACCCGGGGCCCAGGCCCACGATGAAAGAGACAGCGATCGTGATGCTAGCTGATTCTGTTGAAGCAGCCTCCAGGGCCCTTGAAGACCCGACACCTTCCCGGCTCCGTGGTCTAGTGAAAAAAATTGTGGATACCAGGGTATCTGAATCCCAGTTGGATGCGTGCGGTCTTACGTTCACAGAGCTCGCAAAGATAAAGGAGAGTTTTGTATCGGTATTGACCGGGGTTTTTCACGGAAGGATTGCCTACCCAGAGGAGTTTCTTAAGGCTCAGAATGGCAGTGTCCATAGGTAA
- the ybeY gene encoding rRNA maturation RNase YbeY: MNLNKTLLEKFVDTILLMEGRKDESVSVVYVEDGYMRGLNRNFRRSDTTTDVLAFDLAIEVKQRDGKTYYNDTLGEVYVSADRAISQAKDYGVSVSEEVARLTAHGVLHLLGYRDENRKERTAMKRQEDILLRQFGDLALGVARVKKAR; this comes from the coding sequence TTGAATCTAAACAAGACGCTTCTTGAGAAGTTTGTTGATACTATTCTTCTCATGGAAGGACGGAAAGACGAGAGTGTAAGTGTAGTCTATGTCGAAGACGGCTATATGCGGGGCCTTAACAGGAATTTCCGCAGGAGCGACACGACGACGGATGTCCTTGCCTTTGACCTCGCGATAGAGGTGAAGCAGAGAGATGGGAAGACCTACTACAACGATACGCTCGGGGAGGTTTATGTTTCTGCCGACAGAGCCATCTCTCAGGCGAAAGACTATGGCGTAAGCGTTTCTGAAGAGGTTGCAAGGCTTACTGCCCACGGAGTTCTTCATCTCCTCGGATACAGGGATGAGAATCGGAAAGAGCGGACGGCGATGAAACGGCAGGAGGACATACTACTCAGGCAGTTTGGCGACCTTGCTCTCGGTGTGGCAAGAGTCAAGAAAGCCAGATAG